A region of the Microcystis aeruginosa FD4 genome:
TAACATTTCGCCAAATGTTATCAATTTTTTCCGAGGAATGAAACCCTTTATTATCCTGAGATAATTCCTCTAGATTCCCCTTGTAGGTATTAATCTGTGCTTGTAAAGCGACCAAAAAAGATAGGCTATTTTCCAAAGAAAATTCTAAGCTATCAGGATTAAGAATAATCTCCAAAAATTGGTCAATATCTGACTTAAATTTTTCGATTAACTTAGGTTGCGTTTGTTGGGTCAGAGTTAACCAGATTCCGCGACTGCTATCTGTTTCTCCCCCTTGTACTTTCCGAAACTCTTTTTCTAGGGATTGCTTGACAGTTTGGGGTAAATTCTCCAAATCTTGACTATTAGATATTTCTTCCTCTAGGGAATTTTTCCACGAGGTTAAAGTCTTAGAAAAAGTTTTATTATTCTCTAGGGTTGCTTCTTCCAATCTGGCAGTAAAATAATCCTTATTACCTTGGGTACTCCAATTAGCTAGAAACTTACTTAATAACTCTTGTCCACTGGGACTTTGACCATATCCTTCTAACCAAAATTTAATTAATTTGAGACTAAAACGATTGAGACCGATCTGCACAATTCGGTCGCGAGTAAAATAAATCCTCGCTAGCCCAAAGGAGATATAACCTTGACACATTTGAAAAGGATGATTATCTTTACGAATCATCGGGTCTTTATAGTTATCCCGATTGCTTTTGATGTGAGGAGATAACTCATCGGCAAAATCCAAGAAAATCTTGTAAGCAATAATATTACATAATTTACCTTTGTTGTTAATCCGGTAATCTCCCGCAGTGCGATTAGAAACTAAGTAGGCAAAATCAAAAGGAGAACGTTTTTCATCAATGTTGACGAAATTTTGTTGATCATAACAGACTTGAAAGGAATTACTTTCATTGGTATAATGGTCTAACTCTTTCAAAGCTGCATAGGTATTAGCTCTCATAATTGCCCCATCACCATAAAGTTTAGGACTAACTACCAAATAACCAAAGGATGTATATTCGGCGGTTTGTTGTAAAATATGACGCAAAGTGTAGGCCACATCGAGGAAAATACCGCTACCAGTTCCCCCACACAAAGAACCGACAACAAAGACATTTAAACCCTCTTGGACATTAAAACTTTGACCGTTAACTTTACCGCTAAACATAAAGGGTTCATGACCAGCAGTTCGTCTTTCCGCTGCTTCAATTGCCTCCTGAATTTTTTGATAGTTATGGAAGAAAGCTAAACGACCGACGGGACGAATACCTCCCGCACCATTTTCAATGGCAGTTATTTGTTTTTTTAGTCTTGGGTCTAACCAGCTTTCAATATGGGAAAAGGGACTTTCAAAAAGGGTTTTGTGTTCAAGTTCATAGGTGAGATTGTTAACATCCTGAGCATTCATATTAATGAATACTCTTTCGGCAGCTGATAAAAGAATTTCTTCTCCGTGATAGCTATTTCCTGTGGGTAGACCAGAACCATTGAAAGCGTTTTTGTCTGTATCAATATGAACAAAACTGACAACGGGTAGGTTAGATAACTTCCCGTATTTATCAATAATAAAGCGACGAATTCTCATTAACACATCTCGACCAGTACCACCTAATCCGATGATAATTGTCCGTTTGATAGCGCGGGTTTGACTGGTATTAGCCATGGTTTAAATCTCCTGAGTTATTTTTTGCTAATCTGAATTTGTAGGTCGAAATCTTGATTGTTATGGTGATAAGTTAAATTCAGGTAATTTTTATCTATTTTCACCTCCTGAGTTAGTTGATTACCTCGATAAAAAATCTCTGCTTGTTTAGTGGGTTTCAGATATAACTGATTGCCGCGTCTTTCTAAATAGCAGCGAATTTCTTCCCCAGCACGAGAAAAGGTATTCTTATTATATTCTTCACCACCGATGTTAATTCTTTCGGATGTTTTTAAAATATATCTTTGGGTTTCATCTTCATCCTGATAAGATGAAACTTCAATAGTCCAAGCAGTATTTAACTGCAACCAGTAACGAATTCCCAAAATACTCGCTACTATTCCCCCCATTCCCATTAATGTAATTACCAATGCTGGCAACCATAACTGACTGAAGAGATAAGGATTAATCAAACAGGTTTCTTGTCCTCCCGGTGCAGGAGTACAGAACTCCTGTGCTGTGGGAGCAATATCGACAACTGATAGTTTATATTTATTGCCGTTAGTGGCAGTAATTTCTTGGGGTCTTAGATTAATTGGTAGGGAATTAAGCCAGTTTTGTCTCTCCAAACTTTCGGGAGAATTAGCAAGACGAAAAGGGCTATTTTTTGGGGTTTCTATCCACTGTTGCGAAGTAATCCCTAGGGGAGTAGAAAGGGGTGCATCGGTAATCCAAACTACCGACTGGGGTTTGATAGCTTGATTGGCAGTTAAACGACACTGATTTAAGCGTGCCAGCTGGGGATAAACGTGCCATTCTGCGCGTTGAATATCGGTATTTTTAGCACTCTGGCTAGATTGCCAAGGAATCGCTTTTAAAACCGCATCTATATCTTCCTGACTGCGAATTAAAATCGGTTCTGCAATCGGTTGGACATTATCAGCAAAGGGAACTAAATAAACGGAATCGTTATTTTTTAAACTATCGCGAATAATTTGACCGAGGCGCGTGCGTCCTTCATCATTAAAGTTAACACTACCGGTAAGATCGATCGCTAGGATAACATCTCGTCCCTGCCAACGAGCCACCAAATCTAATCCCACTTTTTGCCAATCGGTAAGCGATTCCCCGGGGGATCCCGTTAAACAGTCAGCACTTTTCATCTAGCCTTGTCCAAGAGTGAAAAATTGAGCTTATCCCTATCCTTACCCCATTGTACTAAAAAAATAATACTTCTTAAAAGTTTTTTTCGCTTTTATTCTCGACTTACTCTAGGTTATTGTCAATAGTAACCCTAGATTAAACTAAATTTTAAAGTTCAGCTGCCCGCGCATTTAAATTGCTTGTTGAGATAAGGCAAGAGGTAACAGTAAAGGGATTGGGGGAGATTCAGAGGTTAAAATCGGTCCTAGCTTAACATCTAACCACCTAATCCTAATTCTCGTCTGAGCAATTGAATTGATTTATCCCCAATATAATTATCACTACAGATAATTTCTGGCAGACGAATTAAGTCCGATCGCACTTCCTTAATTAGATTTTTAATTAAAGTATAACTCGCTTGATCACTGATAATTGTCTGGGAAGTTCTGGCTAAAACTTTTAACTTATCCGTTTCATGAATTTGAGCAGACATGACTAATAAATCATCACCCCGTAAACTATGAATTAAAATTTCGGCCACCTTAATAATACCAGTGCTAACACTGACAATTCCCAAGCGGCTATCGGTGGGTAATTTTTTGATTAATGCCAATTCTTTGCTGTAATCGTAGATATCGATGGGAATGACTCGTAGGTGAAAAGGAGTGGCAATTTCCTCTGCCACACTGATAAAATAGCGACTGGTGACAACAGTGGCAGATTTAGTATTGGCTAAAACTTGGGCTAAATCCTCCATTGCCACTAATTGGACGGGAATTTTGAGGGATTGCTCTAATTCTCTTAACATTAGTTCCCCTGCACCCAAATCGTGACGGGGAATGGTGACAAGAACTTGGGAACTACACTGCGATCGCCAATCGATTTCCGCCAGTAATAACTCGCGAATTTCCTCTAAAGTTAAACCTTGAGCGAGAAAACTGGCTAAACTCTGGCGAATTAGTCGGCCTATTTCTGGATTTTGTTCCAATAGGGGCGAACCTAATAAATTATCGTTTTCATGTCCGCGAGCCTTGACATAAATCCCCGAACCTGCTATGGATTCCACTAACCCATCGTCTTCCAGTTGTTGATAAATTTTACTTATCGTATTACGGTGTAATCCCGTGATCATAGCTAGTTGACGGGTGCTAGGTAAACGATGGCCCGGTGGATACTGACGAGAGGCGATAGCGAAGCGAATTTGGTCAAATAATTGCTTAGAGGCGGGAATTTCACTGTCTGGCTGGATTTGGAACTGCATCGGATCACTTCGCTCACAAACTACTTTCGCTGATGCCCATTCTATCATTAGACCCCCGGCAGCAATCGGACATCTTCCCCGCTCTGAGGGGTCTCCGAGGCAGTATTCAGGAGCTAAAAGTAGAAAAAACCAAGACGTTATCCTAAATCCGTTGAGTAACGCACAGAAAACGGGTTTCTCGGAGAAACCCGTTTTCTACTCATGATTTAGTATTATTTATTTAAACCAGAAAAGCTACTTTTTTGCTTAAAAATAGTTAAAACAATAATTTTAATCCGTCCCCGAAATCCCACTTGTGCGGTAGATAGTCAACAGCTGATTAAGGTGATTGATCCTCGTGGAGAAGTTTTAAGCGATCGCTCAAGGTTTTGGTTAAGCGGACAGTTTCCCGTTTTAGCGAATTTGGTTGATAATCAAGCACATTAATCCCTTGAC
Encoded here:
- a CDS encoding tubulin-like doman-containing protein, which codes for MANTSQTRAIKRTIIIGLGGTGRDVLMRIRRFIIDKYGKLSNLPVVSFVHIDTDKNAFNGSGLPTGNSYHGEEILLSAAERVFINMNAQDVNNLTYELEHKTLFESPFSHIESWLDPRLKKQITAIENGAGGIRPVGRLAFFHNYQKIQEAIEAAERRTAGHEPFMFSGKVNGQSFNVQEGLNVFVVGSLCGGTGSGIFLDVAYTLRHILQQTAEYTSFGYLVVSPKLYGDGAIMRANTYAALKELDHYTNESNSFQVCYDQQNFVNIDEKRSPFDFAYLVSNRTAGDYRINNKGKLCNIIAYKIFLDFADELSPHIKSNRDNYKDPMIRKDNHPFQMCQGYISFGLARIYFTRDRIVQIGLNRFSLKLIKFWLEGYGQSPSGQELLSKFLANWSTQGNKDYFTARLEEATLENNKTFSKTLTSWKNSLEEEISNSQDLENLPQTVKQSLEKEFRKVQGGETDSSRGIWLTLTQQTQPKLIEKFKSDIDQFLEIILNPDSLEFSLENSLSFLVALQAQINTYKGNLEELSQDNKGFHSSEKIDNIWRNVKQTLEDINGKKSVFKMFNKNANSERIKAELRDYVQSGQKLIQQNFNFSINCESRKIVEAILKHISSRMLQIQQLKETLYQLIAEYDKYEQELMQLNLDEMTGEGIFPEENIDNCIPDSNSRTQYISVSQKVTNNLGYNASLFSLFSQSFVIDNETLKETLTATIEKQFQSVSTNKIDAVIKRFMGQYKPHDFPERLGQILREADLILPINVNDAYYRLEPDKALLIGTKDDNSPTMQRFMKTLESDLNINLGTCFESIQTDEEILITYEFGGFPLRIITDLSGLQKIYQDQKRISILHNDYRINFADIIPPPAKLIEELEFIFYPAIALGLLEYDEEDDTYQLVIEGDLFNNKSLIDISGNWRLALEQFASRKDMINALQILLNQAKNEILANPPLLFTNEGDYFQNVSYFVNNVKNLPSYHPNYRYKDKVAGQDGNAQQEAKEGIITRFVNQLKMELEKRDAEHKKLEKQQQKQQTLLGKSNNGSQPSLPAEVSTADE
- a CDS encoding vWA domain-containing protein — encoded protein: MKSADCLTGSPGESLTDWQKVGLDLVARWQGRDVILAIDLTGSVNFNDEGRTRLGQIIRDSLKNNDSVYLVPFADNVQPIAEPILIRSQEDIDAVLKAIPWQSSQSAKNTDIQRAEWHVYPQLARLNQCRLTANQAIKPQSVVWITDAPLSTPLGITSQQWIETPKNSPFRLANSPESLERQNWLNSLPINLRPQEITATNGNKYKLSVVDIAPTAQEFCTPAPGGQETCLINPYLFSQLWLPALVITLMGMGGIVASILGIRYWLQLNTAWTIEVSSYQDEDETQRYILKTSERINIGGEEYNKNTFSRAGEEIRCYLERRGNQLYLKPTKQAEIFYRGNQLTQEVKIDKNYLNLTYHHNNQDFDLQIQISKK
- a CDS encoding GntR family transcriptional regulator gives rise to the protein MIEWASAKVVCERSDPMQFQIQPDSEIPASKQLFDQIRFAIASRQYPPGHRLPSTRQLAMITGLHRNTISKIYQQLEDDGLVESIAGSGIYVKARGHENDNLLGSPLLEQNPEIGRLIRQSLASFLAQGLTLEEIRELLLAEIDWRSQCSSQVLVTIPRHDLGAGELMLRELEQSLKIPVQLVAMEDLAQVLANTKSATVVTSRYFISVAEEIATPFHLRVIPIDIYDYSKELALIKKLPTDSRLGIVSVSTGIIKVAEILIHSLRGDDLLVMSAQIHETDKLKVLARTSQTIISDQASYTLIKNLIKEVRSDLIRLPEIICSDNYIGDKSIQLLRRELGLGG